The DNA sequence GAACCCGGGCGCGTCACGGCGTCCGGGGTGTTCCGCCGCTACCACCTGGGCGGCAACGGGGCGGCCCACGGCGGCGTGCTGCCGTTGCTGTTCGACGACGTGTTCGGCATGGTGACGCACGCGCAGGGGCAGCCGGTCTCGCGCACCGCCTACCTCACCGTCAACTACCGGAACGTCACGCCGCTGGACAAGGAACTCACGGTGGAGGCGACGGTGGACTCGGTCGACGGCCGCAAAACGTACGTCTCCGGCAGGCTGTGGGACGGCGAAACGCTGCTGGCCGACGCGGACGCGCTGATGGTGCGCCTGCGGCCGTGGCAGCCGTGAGGAGTCGGCAGCCGTGAGGAATCGGCGGCCGTGCGGCGCGGCCACGAGGCGGCGGGGGATGGACCGGTGAGCACAGTGCCGTCGTTGGACGCGGTGCGTGACGGCGCGGCGGTGGTGTCGCTGCCGATGACCGTGCGCTTCCGCGGCATCACCGAGCGCGAGGTGATGCTGATCCGCGGCCCGCAAGGCTGGGGCGAGTTCGGCCCGTTCCCCGAGTACGCGGACGGGGAGGCCTCGGCGTGGCTGGCGTCCGCTATCGAATCCGCCTGGCGGCCGTGGCCGCGGCCGCTGCGCCCGGTGGTGCCGGTCAACGCGACGGTTCCGGCGGTGCCCGCGGCGCGGGTGCCCGAGGTGCTGGCGGCGTTCCCGGGTGCGGGCACGGCGAAGGTCAAGGTGGCCGAGCGGGGGCAGACCCTGGCAGACGACCTCGCGCGGGTGGCGGCGGTCCGCGAGCGGGTCCCCGTGGTGCGCGTGGACGCCAACGGCGGCTGGTCGGTGGCGGAGGCCGAACGCGCGTTGCGGGCGCTGAGCGCGGACGGGCCCCTCGAGTACGCGGAACAGCCGTGCGGCACCGTGGGCGAGCTGGTGGAACTGCGCGCCCGCGGCACGGGCGTGCCCATCGCCGCC is a window from the Tomitella gaofuii genome containing:
- a CDS encoding PaaI family thioesterase; this encodes MTRATGADDAVRDDGDAPRGGFPVFSAAPEDGGPHFGRFVAAMRDLQDLAVSAAPEPEVFGAAADKAEELAAMLRPYAAEEGRSPANRAIGLPGRGSLLMLPWTLTGLEPGRVTASGVFRRYHLGGNGAAHGGVLPLLFDDVFGMVTHAQGQPVSRTAYLTVNYRNVTPLDKELTVEATVDSVDGRKTYVSGRLWDGETLLADADALMVRLRPWQP
- a CDS encoding o-succinylbenzoate synthase, with amino-acid sequence MSTVPSLDAVRDGAAVVSLPMTVRFRGITEREVMLIRGPQGWGEFGPFPEYADGEASAWLASAIESAWRPWPRPLRPVVPVNATVPAVPAARVPEVLAAFPGAGTAKVKVAERGQTLADDLARVAAVRERVPVVRVDANGGWSVAEAERALRALSADGPLEYAEQPCGTVGELVELRARGTGVPIAADESIRKVDDPLRVVRAGGADIAVVKAAPLGGIRRLLAVAGQVGVPVVVSSAIDSAVGIGAGLAAAAALPELAHACGLGTGGLLAEDVAPPRTLVADGAGGLGLPTGRTEPDADRLRALAAPAERRRWWFDRLARCHALLEDAAGGGVVMGRT